From Quercus lobata isolate SW786 chromosome 1, ValleyOak3.0 Primary Assembly, whole genome shotgun sequence, one genomic window encodes:
- the LOC115949937 gene encoding uncharacterized protein LOC115949937, translating to MEGSGSRQTGRADSQRQDNFLNLEREKDQDKQQEGSVNTSHTSRSRSKGKGHAFHTSSDENDEYRRRSRTPPSETFSYEEEQPRKRGHKSPPYQGLANDAMSKALDRISQSPFTRRIEEAELPQRFHQPTFAIYNGRTDPVEHLTQAFGFRFITSSRVPRPLDSLLSLSMREGETLKAYSDRYWEMNNEIEGNYDDVAISTFKRGLPTEHGLRKSLIGKPVTSVRQLMDRIDKYKRVEEDQQTGKGKAKVVPQERRDFKSDHFNSSNRPRRDYAEQSGSTRAQAVHAMFREPLHKILKKVKCEPFFQWPSRMAGDPSKRNQNLYCAYHQEPGHLTDDCRNLKNHLDRLVREGKLRHLLHHPVGWQKQSNIETRQSALRPPIGTINVILAAPGRTGSNPLRVMSVSTLPPEADDRESKRARASLTPLIGFSDEDKLGTLQPHDDALVVTLRIGGYDVKRVLVDQGSAVEVMYPDLYKGLNLKPEDLSAYDSPLVSFEGKTVTTKGMIRLLVQTDSDVVEVNFIVVDAYSPYTVIVARPWLHALGAVSSTLHQKVKYLSGGRVKEIIGNQVMARQCIVSAISRRPNSEPSISAEKGL from the exons ATGGAAGGATCAGGTTCACGCCAAACCGGACGCGCAGATTCCCAACGGCAGGACAACTTTTTGAATCTCGAACGGGAGAAAGATCAAGACAAGCAGCAAGAGGGCAGTGTGAACACCTCCCACACGAGCAGAAGCCGCTCGAAAGGGAAAGGCCATGCATTCC ACACCAGTAGTGATGAGAACGATGAATACAGGCGaagatcaagaacccctccAAGCGAAACTTTTTCCTATGAGGAAGAGCAGCCTCGTAAACGCGGCCACAAGAGCCCGCCAtaccaaggcctggccaacgatgccatgagtaaggccctgGACCGCATCTCCCAGTCGCCTTTCACGCGCAGAATAGAGGAAGCAGAACTTCCTCAgcggttccatcaaccaacCTTTGCCATATACAATGGTCGGACAGACCCAGTAGAGCAT CTGACACAGGCATTTGGCTTCCGCTTCATTACCAGCAGCAGAGTCCCTCGGCCCCTAGATTCCCTCCTATCCCtgtccatgcgagaaggagAGACACTGAAGGCCTATTCAgacaggtactgggaaatgAACAATGAGATAGAGGGAAATTACGACGACGTTGCCATTAGCACATTCAAAAGGGGCCTGCCGACAGAGCACGGTTTAAGAAAATCCCTGATTGGGAAGCCGGTCACTAGtgtgcgccaactcatggatagaattgacaagtacaaaagggttgAGGAGGACCAGCAGACGGGGAAGGGCaaagcgaaggttgtccctcaggagaggagggacttcaagTCGGACCACTTTAACAGCAGTAACAGGCCGAGAAGAGACTACGCGGAACAGTCTGGATCCACTAGGGCACAGGCAGTCCATGCTATGTTCCGAGAACCATTACACAAGATCCTAAAGAAGGTGAAGTGCGAACCATTCTTCCAATGGCCAAGCAGGATGGCAGGTGACCCCTCGAAGCGTAACCAGAATCTATATTGCGCGTACCACCAAGAGCCGGGTCACCTCACCGATGATTGTAGAAATCTGAAAAACCACTTGGACCGGTtagtccgagaagggaagttgagACATCTATTACATCACCCTGTGGGATGGCAGAAACAATCAAATATCGAAACCAGGCAAAGCGCATTGAGGCCGCCcattggcacaataaatgtcattctcGCCGCACCTGGAAGGACCGGATCCAATCCTCTCAGAGTAATGTCAGTGAGCACGCTCCCGCCTGAAGCCGATGACAGGGAATCTAAAAGGGCCCGAGCGAGTCTCACGCCCTTAATcggattctcggatgaggacaAACTGGGAACCCTTCAACCCCACGACGACGCCCTAGTCGTCACGCTCAGAATTGGGGGTTATGACGTGAAGAGGGTGCTAGTTGACCAAGGCAGCGCCGTGGAAGTAATGTATCCCGACTTGTATAAAGGattgaacctgaagccagaggACTTGTCGGCATACGACTCCCCTTTGGTCAGTTTTGAAGGAAAAACAGTCACCACGAAAGGTATGATCAGGCTGCTTGTACAAACAGACTCAGACGTGGTGGAAGTGAACTTCATCGTGGTAGATGCGTACTCCCCCTACACAGTCATCGTGGCCCGCCCGTGGCTTCATGCACTAGGGGCTGTGTCGTCAACCTTacaccaaaaagtgaagtatCTGTCAGGAGGTCGAGTGAAAGAAATAATAGGGAATCAGGTTATGGCCCGGCAATGCATCGTGTCAGCAATCTCACGACGACCAAACAGTGAGCCCTCCATCTCAGCCGAGAAAGGCTTATAG
- the LOC115949930 gene encoding uncharacterized protein LOC115949930, whose translation MFSDSRLIVGQVNGELEAKDERMREYLAQVKRLQTHFCHFNLAHVSRSGNTHADSLATLATSSAQTLPRVVLVEDLYRPATERANRTRVHNIRSGPSWMDPLVLFLKHDTLPDDKHEADKIRRKASRFWLSKDSKLYRCSFSGPYLLCVHPDATKLILEELHEGICGSHTGGNKRFILVGTDYFTKWVEAEALANIRDVDAKKFIWKNIVTRFGTHHTLISDNGIQFDSKAFRRYCNELGITNKYSIPAYPQGNGQAEAINKTIVNGLKKGLDDAKGRWVEELAHVLWTYHTTPHLAGPQGKPPFR comes from the exons ATGTTCTCGGATTCAAGACTCATCGTCGGACAAGTAAATGGAGAGTTGGAGGCGAAGGACGAAAGAATGCGAGAGTACCTCGCCCAAGTTAAACGCCTGCAAACCCATTTTTGTCACTTCAATCTGGCGCACGTATCCAGGAGCGGGAACACCCATGCTGATTCTCTTGCAACGCTCGCCACCTCCTCGGCCCAGACACTTCCCCGGGTTGTTCTAGTAGAAGATCTCTACCGCCCAGCAACGGAAAGGGCCAACAGAACACGAGTCCACAATATCAGGTCTGGacctagttggatggatcctCTAGTGCTGTTCTTGAAACATGACACCTTGCCAGATGATAAGCACGAGGCCGACAAGATTAGAAGGAAGGCCTCTCGATTCTGGTTGTCCAAGGACTCCAAACTGTATAGGTGCTCGTTCTCAGGGCCGTACTTGTTGTGTGTGCACCCAGACGCCACTAAACTCATCCTGGAGGAATTAcacgaaggaatttgtggaagtcatacggGGG GGAACAAGAGATTTATTCTCGTCGGCACGGATTATTTCACgaaatgggtcgaagctgaggCGCTGGCGAATATTAGGGACGTTgatgccaagaaatttatttggaaaaatatcgTCACTAGATTCGGAACCCATCACACACTGATCTCGGACAACGGTATCCAGTTTGACAGCAAGGCTTTCAGAAGATATTGCAACGAGCTGGGAATTACCAACAAATACTCCATACCGGCTTACCCGCAGGGTAATGGACAGGCAGAAGCCATCAATAAAACTATAGTGAATGGGCTGAAAAAGGGGCTAGACGACGCGAAAGGGAGGTGGGTTGAAGAGTTGGCCCATGTCTTGTGGACATACCACACCACACCACACCTCGCAGGTCCACAGGGGAAACCCCCTTTTCGATAA